GAGAAAAGAAGCGTCGCTTACGCAAAGTAAGAGTTTTGGTACGGAAAACCTTCAAGCCCCCATCAGGGGGCTTTTGTTTTTTGTGAATTTTGATTAAAATTGAGATTTTGCATCATAATCCTGAATAATTTCTCTTAATTGGAAATAGTTGAAGTTATTCGTCTGAAATAGATCTTGATTTAACACGGAGATTTTTGTATAAACGATATGTAAGCGCTTACAGGAGGTGTAATCTGTGCCAACAATAGAAGATGTCGCAAAGCTTGCCGGGGTTTCCATCGCAACTGTTTCAAGAGTGATAAACGGTTCGGGTTATGTTTCGGAAAAAACAAGATATAAAGTCTGGAAAGCCATTGAAGAGCTGGGTTATAAGCCAGAGATTTCAGCGAAGCTCCTTGCTTCGAAGGGAAAACTGTTCAATATCCATGTGTTTGCCAGTAAAAGAATACTGTCGCCTCTTCAAAGCAATGGCATTTTGGGAGAGTTCTACGGAGTGATAATAAGAGCCATTGAGGAAAATTGTGGAAGACTTGGAATGAATGTAGAACTGAAAATGCTCGAGAACTTTTTTGAGTCAAATGGAGCCGATGGTTACATATTCATAGGGGGAGATCTCTCGGAGAAGACTTTGAAGGAAATCAAATCGAGGAAGAAACCTTTTGTTCTGGTGGACCATTACATTCCCGGAGAGCGTGTGGATTGTGTGATAAGTGACGGATACGATGGAGCGCTTTATGCGACAAATTACCTCATTTCTAAAGGTTTCAGACGAATCGTTCACATTCACGGTCCGCTGCATCCATACGGTTTCAAGATGAGATACGACGGTTATAAAGACGCAATGGAAAAAGCAGGATTAATGCCTCGATTTTATGAGTGCGATGACACAGAAGAAGGAACCAGAAAAGTTATCGACATCATGTTGAACTCTTATGGCACACCGGAAGCTATTTTCACTTCCAACGATAGCATCGCGTTCTGGACGATAAAACGCCTCAAAGAGCATGGTATCAGAGTGCCAGAAGATGTTTCTGTAATAGGTTTTGACGATATTGTTGATGCTGAAAACTTCGATCCTCCTTTGACGACACTGAGGGTCTTCAAGTACGAAATGGGCTGTCTTGCGTGTAAGCGCTTACATGAATTGCTAACTGGCATTAATCCACACCCTGTTCGCATTCTTGTTTTCACACAGTTTGTAAAGAGAAAAAGCACAAAATAACATCAACCTTTTATAAAGGAGGGATACGTATGTGGAAGAGAGTACTTCTTGTTATGCTCGTTGTTCTTTCTGTCTTTGCATTCGCCGAGGTCAAGAAAATAGTGTTCTGGACAGCACCAAACCCGAATCAGGAAACTTTCTGGAAAGAACTCGTTGAAAAGTGGAACGCAGAACATCCGGATGTTCAGATCGAGTGGTCGGTTATCCCAGCCGCTGGAAGTTCTGAAGAAGCCATTTTGAACGCTATCGCAGCTGGAAACGCACCAGATATTTGTACCAACATATTCAGTGGCTTTGCTGCCCAGCTCGCAGAAGAACTGGATGTTCTCGTTGCTTTCGATGAGGAGTTTGGAGAAGAGTTTTGGAAACTTGCGGACGCAAGGAAAATGAGAGGCATACTCGAGGGCTGGAAGCTCAACGGACATTACTACGTCATACCCATTTACTCCAACCCCATGCTCTTCTGGTGGAGAGGAGATCTTCTGAAAGAACTTGGATACGAAAAACCTCCAAGAACTTACTCTGAGATTTACGAACTGGCAAAGAAATGGGTTGTTCCGAAAGAAAAGTACGTTATAAGAGCAGTCGCTGGGAGAAACTGGTGGGACAGATGGTTCGACTTCATAACGTTCTACTATGCGGCAAGTGGTGGAAAACCCTACATCGAAAATGGTAAAGCCGTCTTCAATAACGAGTACGGAAAAGCCGTCGCTGAATTCATCTACACACTTTTCAAGAACGGTTGGACCGCTGTGGATCTGGGCCAAGATCCTTTCGAAAACGGTACGATCCTTGGTCAGCTCATGGGACCATGGCACCTGAGCTACACAAAAGAACACTATCCCGAAGTGTACCCGCACATAGTGATGACACCTCCTCCCGTTCCAGATAATTACCCCGAAGACAAACCAATCTACACCTTTGCGGATACTAAAGGACTCGTTATGTTCGAACATTGCAAATACAAGAAGGAAGCCTTTGAATTCATCAAATGGGTCTTCTCCAACGCACAGAACGACGCACGCTGGATCGAGCTCACAAGGATGCCGCCCGCAAGAGAAGATCTTGGAACGAATCCGGTGTTCGCCGAGTACATGAAGGATCCTTACTTTGCAAAGATCGCAGAAGCTGTGGCTTACGCTGTACCGCCTGCGCTGATTACCAACACAATAGACGTCCAGAACGCCATGACCACATATCTGATGGAGCCTCTCATGTATCTGAAAGCTACACCCGAAGAGGCTCTAAAACAGGCTGTTAAAGAAATCAACGCACTCCTGTGGTGAGGGGGGATTTCCCTCTCACCTTTATTTTTCCTTATTGGGGGTGAAATTATGAAAGGTTTCTTTGTGTCAATGTTACTTCTAATTAGTTTTGTTCTTTTCGGCACCAATTTTTCGATACCTGTAGTAGCTGGGGATGTTGAAGTACCTGTTGTTATGAAATTTTCGCATTTTCTTGACTTAATACCAGAAGATTTCGAGCCTGTCTGGGATAGTATTAGGATTTACTTTGATGGAAAGGAAATCCCTTATCAAGTGGAAGATGTTGATGGAAACGGCAAAATTTCAGCACAAGATTATCTTGTGTTTCTTGCAAAAGGAAAAGGAGAAATTGTGTTTTCAGATGAGAGAGTGAGTAAACCTGAATATGAAAAGGTTTTTGATGTGATTGAGACAGAAACTGGTTGGGAGATAAAATCTGAAAAAATTGGAGCAACAGTCAACAAACGGGGTCTTGCGAAGATCATCAGATACGAAAATATTGAAGGTACTATTTTGGATGAAATAGGCATAGCTAGAGTGAGTGGTTGGCCAGAATCGACTTTCTATGTTGATGGAAATCTTGGCAATCACTATGAAGAAACTTCAGGTGCTTTCAGAATAGTTTCTGTGAAAATAATAGGCGCTGGTCCTGTTGCCGCTGGTATAATGACAACCCTGGCCTCTGAAAAGTTTAGAGGTTTGATACAAAATCTGGTGGTTCATATTTTCTGCAATGGTGATATACTTGTTGACAATTCTTTTGAATTCGAGAATTACGCTGATATAATGAAACTTCAGACGATGGTAACAAGACCTTTGGCAATTCTGTTTGAAGACACTTTACATATACTTCCTGTTTTCAGAAGACTGATCTGGGCTGATCAGTTAGGCGTCACTCCTTACGAGTATTGGTTGGAAAGGAATGCAGTGACCTGGGTTGATAAGTTACCCTACATCGTTTTTCCTGCAAAAGATAGTATGAAACCTCTCTGGTGGGGGGCAACTTATATATTCGCTTCCATGGAACGCTGGAGAACAAACTTTTCACCCATTGCACGAATAGGCGTGGCAGAAATACTCCCCGAGAATCCACTTGTTCCTTCAGACTATAGGAAATGGCTCGATGGGGACACCTGGATATATGAAAGTCTTGAATTCAGGGATGGTGTTTTTAAGTGGATGCCCAGTGAGTTCGAGGTTTATTCCGCCACAAAGGGAATCTATTCTATGAGACTGGAAG
The DNA window shown above is from Thermotoga sp. Mc24 and carries:
- a CDS encoding extracellular solute-binding protein, translated to MWKRVLLVMLVVLSVFAFAEVKKIVFWTAPNPNQETFWKELVEKWNAEHPDVQIEWSVIPAAGSSEEAILNAIAAGNAPDICTNIFSGFAAQLAEELDVLVAFDEEFGEEFWKLADARKMRGILEGWKLNGHYYVIPIYSNPMLFWWRGDLLKELGYEKPPRTYSEIYELAKKWVVPKEKYVIRAVAGRNWWDRWFDFITFYYAASGGKPYIENGKAVFNNEYGKAVAEFIYTLFKNGWTAVDLGQDPFENGTILGQLMGPWHLSYTKEHYPEVYPHIVMTPPPVPDNYPEDKPIYTFADTKGLVMFEHCKYKKEAFEFIKWVFSNAQNDARWIELTRMPPAREDLGTNPVFAEYMKDPYFAKIAEAVAYAVPPALITNTIDVQNAMTTYLMEPLMYLKATPEEALKQAVKEINALLW
- a CDS encoding LacI family DNA-binding transcriptional regulator, whose amino-acid sequence is MPTIEDVAKLAGVSIATVSRVINGSGYVSEKTRYKVWKAIEELGYKPEISAKLLASKGKLFNIHVFASKRILSPLQSNGILGEFYGVIIRAIEENCGRLGMNVELKMLENFFESNGADGYIFIGGDLSEKTLKEIKSRKKPFVLVDHYIPGERVDCVISDGYDGALYATNYLISKGFRRIVHIHGPLHPYGFKMRYDGYKDAMEKAGLMPRFYECDDTEEGTRKVIDIMLNSYGTPEAIFTSNDSIAFWTIKRLKEHGIRVPEDVSVIGFDDIVDAENFDPPLTTLRVFKYEMGCLACKRLHELLTGINPHPVRILVFTQFVKRKSTK